Genomic DNA from Oryza sativa Japonica Group chromosome 5, ASM3414082v1:
GCTGCACCGTCGCGAGCAGCTTCTCCTCCCCGTCCTCCGCCATCGCCTCAGTAATCCGCGccggggaaagaaaaaaaaaacacaagcagACGTCGAGCTACCTCACCTCCGGGGCTGGAACGGCATCCCACGGCGAGCGGCACAGCCCCGATCTGCAcgacgcctccacctccacgcggCTTCGCTTCGGGGTGGTGGTTGGGCGCGGCGGAGaaggggatgaggaggaggagggcttcCTTCCACGCAGCAACGCGTTGCGGCGGTGGCGTCTGGGCGAGGGCGACAGCGCGTGGACCGGACGCTTTACCGCACAGCGGCGCGCAAGTTGTGGCCGCCGCGTCGGGGTTGGTTCGAGGCGGCCGTCGGATGCGGCGGCACGGACGGTCGGATGCGTGGCCTCGGGGGAAGCGAAAGGCGGAGCGGAGGACGCGCGTGACAGAAGAAACCGCTTTTCTGACGAGGTGGGGCCCCGGGAACTAGTGTCAGTGGAGCGGTGGGACCAGACGATCGGTGGGTTTGACGCGGGAGAGAAGCCGGGGTGTGGAGGCTGACCGTCGGCGTGGCGGACGATGTGGCGCGCGTCGCGTCCACGGTGCGTTTTGCAGTATGGAGAAAAATACGGGTCACACGCCTCACACGCGTTGCGGAATAGCCGTAGGCCGTAGGCAGTGACCCGGTGTACGCcccgtagtttttttttaattttttacaaGAGACTTTACGCCCAGCTTTTACTTGTAAGAGTTCTTATTAGGCCAGTAGTTGTTgacttgtgacttgtgagttTAGGAAATTAGAAGTGTGGAAAAGCCAGCTCACCAGGTTGGGTTGGTGGATGGTTCGTTCTCCGTCCACATGGATGATTCGTTGGCTTTGGTTTGGTGGTGACCAAACGTCCAAACCATGAGCTCGATGGTGAACTGCCACGGATCGAGGCCGTAGCACCGCGACATTGCACATCGCACTCTGCTGTACTTTTAGAGCCCGATTAATGAACttggagcaagtttaatagcataGCACATCGCACTTTGCTGTCCTTTGAGAGCCCGATAAATgaacttagagcaagtttaatagcataGCTAACTACTGGCTTCAAattatctatagctaatctaagagtaagtttaatagtacagcccactactagctccaatttatctatagccaatctaatagccaatacatacaataattgcttactatactattaatatatgatcccacatgtcatacacacagtgtgtcttggagtccgtgctgcagctgactatagatctgtagcccgcttcccttctctctcatcgtttatcttattaaaatatgtttatagctggctaatagtctgctattgtacctactctaatAGCCCATTCATACTACAACATTAATATCTACATAAATAATATCTTTGAGTCCGTGTTGCAActggctacaaatttatagcccgctttcttctctcttctcttttcttctcgatatgtggttatagctagcttataatctgctattgtacttgctcttaggGTCCGTTCGGTTGGAGTATTGGACTGTTCGGAGAACAAACAAAATACAAACTAGGTGATGCCCTACGTTTTGCTGTGGGAATTACTAAGTAATTTCTACTCCCTcagtttcataatgtaagaatttctagcactatccacattcatatagatgttaatggatCTAGACTTATATAAGTCTAGatccattaacatctatataaatgtggatagtatatatatatatgtgtgtgtgtatgtatatatatatatatgtgtgtgtgtatatatatatatatatatatatatatatatctttcaaCAATCGAGCAAAGAGTAAGTATGTTGTTAATTATTAACAGCaaatataaaactaatttgtCAAGCCATATTTGAagagaaataaatttaataaactttgtAGAGTATTATAGATGAAATTTATGTTGTTGGCCAAGATTTGTATcgcaagaagcagaagaaaaaaaaagaaatgaaaagctAGAATTTATTAGTAGTAAACATGAAACAAACTAAATAATATCTTCGCTTTGATACAGAATATATGGATGAATGTAtgttaagtattataaaaaatgatgaaTATATTTGTTGAAATATTATGGAAATAACGAGAGAGGTGATGGTTGGATCTATTTGCATTTTGATTTGtagaacaaaataaattatggaTGATATTACATGTTTGCATGAGCTATTTAATAGGTAGTTATTGCTATTGGATGATAAGGTgacatgtttgcatgttgagctttacgGTATCTACAATCAGGGACACTCCATGGGTGCCCTCACTAACTGAGGGCACTCTCTGGGGAACTCCCCTCACAATGGAGGACACCTAGATGGGCACTCTCTGGGGAACTCCCCTCACAATGGAGGACACCTAGATGGGCTCCTCAAAATATGAGGCAACTGGATAAAGATACTCAAGCCCACGGTAGTTATTTTCCTATActaccccctctctctcttctctcgctTCTTTCTCCCAAAAAGCGTCGTCGCCATCCCCCTCATCCGTTCTGCCTCGCGCTCGGtctccgccaccgcccctcgcctctctctcatctctctcgctgccgccgtcgtctgTCTGTCGCGACCACCTcacgcctcgcgccgccgccgtcgaatcTGCCCCCTTCCCTGCCgccagatcgaggaggaggtagtggcggcaccggcggtggcgggcgcggTGCTGGGGGAGGAGGCCAAGGCAGAGGTGGAGGAGGTCGCAACGGACGCCCGTCTCCGTGCGGTGGCCGACAGCGGCGACCGCCACCACGACGTTGTCCTCGTGCTCCTGaagcggtggcgatggcggcgccacCGCAGCGCGGTCACTGCTCCGCCGGATCCGATCATCGTTGCCATCGCGgatccgtcgtcgtcgtcacctctctctctctctctcttatcgcCACGCCGCCGGTGTCGTCGCCGCGGATCCGGTGTCGTCGCGgcccttctttcttttctttcttctcttctcttcgcCGGTCGTCCCCTACGCCAAGCCCACACGgccacctcttcttcttcctctcgcctCCTCCTTTGCATCCGCCTCGCTCCCTTCTCTTCCCATGGCGGCTGCTACTGCTCTCACATGATCAGAGATGGTGATGGCTAGCGTCGGCATCAACATGCcgggtgtcacgcccagaaatttagcccaaatttctagactattttgtgtattaaatccatGTCCAGGCATCAACCaaggtacacaaaacgacaaattaatatacagatccaaacgtaaataaagcgtaaaatacttacataaTAGGCagttagtcctcacaccgaaacgaaagcagcagcagcggaaaaaggcgatcttAGCggagcttcagctccactccacaggcaaaactcaactggggtctgagccttggtcctctaacttcgtcttcagctcagaagcaatacacttctgaaaagggggaacaatagcaagactgagtacaactaccgtactcagcaagccacaccaacgatgcagacgtgcaaggggatacaaggacggtttgtggctatttgtataaaggcggttgtaaaacattttattgagcaaaacagtaaaactgttgagtaaataaagtaacattaaatctaaccaatcgcaccacacctcaggtttcacccccactcctcgcaaggcagcgggcagtcccctctcgtgccacggtgaatccggaagccgatcaaccggacaccccggccgacccaactccatcacgcccacccttgcctcgTGTCGAGGGAAGATCCTCAATAGCGGGGAGTCATGGGACCCCGCTTTCGTGAGTTTGGCCGGGGGCGGAGGCCCGCCTCTCGGAAATCACTCGCTCGTCCCTAAGATTACCGGCAAGCTTGCACGTAgtcggattatacaggttcgggccgctatggagcgcaacaccctactcctgtgtttgggattatggatgagttttacaaGGGTTTCTTCACTCCAGAGAGCGCACTTGCTTCCTCTCTTCTTGAGTTCAGATTTTCTGGGAGTCGTCCCCTCATCTCAGTGGgcagggtcctccttttatagcttaaggggataccacatgtgccGCCTCTACCTACCCTCCATAGGGGGGACCCCACTCCACTTTTTGGGCTTTAAACCGGGCCTTCTCCCGGAAGCTAAGCAATAACCGATTCTCGAGTGGaacccggcgccgccccccgcctgacacgggggacagccctgtcattccctcataaatgaaCGATGACATGCAACAGCCCTTCCTCGAGTGACGCTAGGATGTGACAGGTCATACCCACCCCCACTCCGCCGGGGACAAGGGCGACGTGAGGACATGATTGCCCTATCCATCGGATGTGACGGAGAcgggccggtcacagaccggtcacatcCGATGGACAGGGGTTAGCTAGGcgcgccgcacgtctgcccttaccgcattaaatgcggtgagggacAATTGGGGCGTCGCACATTTATGGCTGTTCAGCCTATGCTCCCCTCTTGCCCTCTCCCtctgccacgtggcggccgggtgagggcctcggggcgaagccgcgggagagcccgagggggtgacgtcatgccccgaggcccccccccccccccgccgcttTCACGACTCGCGTGACGCGCGAGTGGGGCCAACCTGCAGAGTCATGTGGCCGGAGGGAAAGTAATTCCCCTCTACTTCACGTACCCCTGGGCCCATATCtctgacagtagcccctgacGCTATATCAGATATCGATTTCCTGGGATCGTTCTAACATGGCGCCTCACGACTCCTCGAGCTGGGGTTGTGGGCCCGGCAGGGAATCCAAAAGGATATCACCGCGTGGCCTGGTTGGCGTACTAACCACAACAGCGGTTTGACCGCCTCTGACTACGCTCATGATAAAGACGCTTGAGGCACGATAACCAGGGGGTCAGTTAGACCACGCCTCGATTCTCTCGCCCGCTACTCCTGCGGCGGTAGCGGTGACGGTTTGCCCAACTTGTGCTCATGGCCGTTGCACCCTCCACCTCGAGTGTGCCACTAACGGGCGCACTAAAGGCGGAAGCGGATACAATGGGCGACGTGATGATTGGGCGCGGGATGCGAAGAGACAAATGCGGGCGTGAGGATCGTGAGGGCAGTTATTGGCTCGCGAAATGAGGAGGTGAGCGCGGATGAGGCGAGGATAAAAGGGGGCAGAGAAGGAGACTCTGTCTTCTTCCTTTCGCCAACCGCCCACTCGTCCTTTCGCTTCTCGAACCCTAATATTCTCGCCACCTCACACTGTCTCGTGCTCCACGCTCTCCATCACCTCTTCGCCGGTTGCCATGGCCCAAGACACCGGCGACGCAGTGCTCCCTTCCTCTTGCATCACGGCAGACAGGCACCTTAGCCTTCCTTGCAAGATCATGCCGGGCGGTGCCGTCGTGCGGGCGGGAGAGTCGAGGCCGTGGCCGCGATATCCGGAGCGATCCGTGCACCTCTTGTCCTTCGCCATGGTAGGCTTGATCCCGCTGTTCTCCAGATTCTTCCATGAAGTTCTGGATTTCTACGAAATTCACGCCTTGCATCTCGCACCTAATGCCGTGATGACGCTGGCCATCTTCGCGGatttgtgcgagatgttcattggggtgcgacCGACGATTTGGTGGTTCCAGGCCTTCTTTATCCCGCAGCTGCTGCAAGGCGTAGAGGTGGGGGGATGCTACTTCCAGCCCCGACCGGGCACAGCGGGCCAGTACATCGAGAGCCACCTCCACAAGAAATGGGAGGACTAGAAGAAagactggttctacaccgcgTTGCCGGACCATCCGCGACTTCGAGTTCCCGCTGGCCCTCCCGAAAGGTCTGCCGCATGGTTGGCGACGTCGGAGTTGGGCGAGGAATACGACGCGGTGTGGGATCGCCTCAGGGGCCTGCGGAGCCTAGGCCTCACGGGGGCGATGGTCTTTGGCGATtacttccgccgccgcatcgcaccCCTCCAGGAATGATCCCGTGGAGCGTGGGAATACACTGGTCCCAACGACCCCATGCGGACGCATGTGGGCGAGCGCTGGGACTGGGGTGAGGAGGACACGAAGAGGGTGATTCGGCGGGTGCTGGGCCTAGACTCCACCGAGCCAACACTAATCCCTGATGGGATTCTTCCCCTCTGCTGCGACCGCTGGtgagagctcactagtgaactgggtacCGTTGTCTGTAATGATACGGTTGGGCACTCCGAATCGAgacgtgatgcccctgatgaacttAAGAGCAGAATGCTTGTCGATTTTGACGACTGGGTAGGCCTCGGGCCACTTGGTGAATTTATCAATGGCGACGTACAAGTGCTGATACCCGCCTTGAGCCGCCTTGAACGGTCTAAGGATGTCTAGCCCCCAGACTGCGAAAGGCCAAGATAGTGGAATGACCTGTAAGATTTGGGCCGGCTGGTGGGtctgcttggcgtggaactggcatgCCTTGCACCGCTGGACCCATTCTTGGGCATCTTGTAATGCAGTCGGCCAATAAAAACCTTGCCGGAAGGCTTTTCCGACCAAAGTTCGTGAGGccgaatgggctccgcactcacCCTGATGGGCGTCGGCTATGAGCTCGATGCCCTGCTCTCGAGAAATGCACTTCAAGAGTATCCCATTCGCGGCACGCCGGTAGAGGGCCCCCTCTACGAGGACGTACCGCTTGGAGATGCGCGCGAGCTTTTCAGCTTCCACGCGTTTCTCAGTAAGAGTATTGCCGTTGAGATACGCCCGGATGTCGGTCATCTACACAACCTGACGAGGGGGGTCGGGGTTGACCCCCTCGGGCCCCGAGGGGCGCGGGTCGCCAGAGGTCGGGTCGGAGGGCGCGTCGTTGGGGTCCTTCAAAGGACTCGGTCGCGCCGATGGTTGCGCGAGCCTTTCTTTGAAAGTCCCCGGGGGGAGTGGGGCTCGTGCCGACGCAACACGCGACAACTCGTCAGCAACTGTGTTGTCGCGTCGGGGCACGTGCTGGAGCTCAAGTCCATCGAAGTGGCGTTCCATGCGCCGTACCTCGCAGACGTATGCTTCCATTTGTGGGTCGGTGCACTGATATTCTTTGGATACTTGATttacgaccagctgggagtcacCTAAGACCAGGAGACGGCGGATGTCCATTCCGGCTGCCGCCCTCAATCCTGCAAGGAGCCCTTCATATTCTGCCATGTTGTTCGTGGCTCGGAAGTTGAGACGAACGACGTATTTGAGGACATCCCCGtttggcgaggtcaacgtgactcCGGCACCTGCACCTTGAAGGTTGAGGGAGCCGTCGAAATGCATAATCCTGTGCCTGCCGCGAATGTCGGCGTTTGGATTCTCTTCTTCTACGGGGGAGAAGGGGACATTGGATGGGACAGGTTCGTCCACCGGGGTCCATTCCGCGATGAAGTCAGCCAGGATTTGACTGTTGATCGCATGCCGCGGTTcgaagtgcagatcgaacttaGCCAGCTCGATggcccattttaccacccgtccagtaccctctcggttgtgCAAAATTTGGCCAAGAGGGTATGACATCACTACGGAAACCCGATGCGCTTGGAAGTAATGACGCAacttcctcgaggccatcaagACGGCATAAAGCATTTTCTGGGCCTGCGGATACCGGGTTTTCACATCTCGAAGTGCCTCGCTGAcgaagtagacaggccgctgcacctttcggggGGGCCGGTTCGTGCTGTCAAGGGCTGGTAACTCGGGGCGCACCTGTTCGGAGGTCCTGGGGGGATCCCAGACTGCCTCGGGATCATCAAGCTCAGGGCCACCTGCCAAAGCCTCCGCTCCTCCCTTGGGGGCCTCGGGGCCCTCCTGGGGGCTAGAAGCTTTGGGCGCTAGACCTTCGGGGGACGAGGGGCCATCGCAAGCCGGAGGGCCCTCTCGTTCGCCTTCCTCATGCTCAACTACTAGGGCGGCACTCACCACATGGGGGGTCGCGGCCAAGTAGAGTAGCAATGGTTCCTCCGGTCCCGAGGCTACCAAGATGAGGGGGAAGTGAGGTAAGCTTTCAGCTgattgagagcttgctcagcttcctccgtccatacaaacggcccggagcgcttgaggagcttgaaTAGGGGCAGCGCCCTCTCACCCAGCCTCGATATAAACCGACTCAGGGCAGCCATGCATccagtgacgcactgcacatccctaagcttgctggggggcgcaTCCTCTCTATCGCACGTATTTTCTCAGGATTTGCTTCTATGCCTCGGGAAGAGACTAGAAAACCGAGAAGTTTGCCTGCCGgcacaccgaacacacacttatcggggttcagctttacgCGCGTGGACCTAAGACTATCGAAAGTTTTGGCTAGGTCCTATAGCAACGTGTCCTGGTGGCGCGTCTTTACCACCAGatcatcgacatacgcctctACATTGCGCCCTATCTGATTACTTAAAGTAATACGAGTCATGCGCTGAAAAGTAGGGCCTGCATTCTTCAACCCAAAAGGCATAGTTGTATAACAAAAGGTGCCCACAGGAGTAATAAAGGCGgtttttttcctcatcttccctagccatacgaatctgatggtacccagagtatgcatctagaaaacacaaaaggtcgcaccccgcagtggagtcgactatttgatctatgcgtggcagagGGAAGGGATCTTTGgggcatgccttgttgaggtcggtgtagtcgatgcacatccgtaGCTTGCCATTGGCCTTCGGGACCaccaccgggtttgccagccactccggatggatttCCTCGCGAATGAAATCAGCCTCCAGGAGCCGCGCCACTTCCTCCTTGATGAAGGCCTGCCGCTCCGGGGCTTGACGCCGCACCTTCTGCCGGACAGGTCGCGCATCCGGCCGCACGGCAAGGcggtgctcgatcacctccctggagaccccgggcatatccgacgGCTTCCATGCGAAAACGTCAGAATTTGCCCGcaggaagaagacgagcgcgCCTTCCTATTTGGCGTCCAAGGTTCCGCCAATCTTGGCGGTCTTGGACGGATCGTTGCCAAGGGGGATTTCCTTGACTGGCACCTCGTCAGCCGAGGTGAGGCGCTTCTTGGAAGCGCGGGACGCAGAGGCCTCGGGGGCCTGTGGCTCCGTGGCCACCGCCAGGTTGTCTGCGCGCTGCTCCGCGCAGGCGAGGGCGACCTTGACATCACCAAAAATGGTGATGGGACCAGCAGgacccggcatcttcatctggaggtaggcgtagtgggtggcggccatgaacttcaccaatgCGGGTCTGCCCAGAACCGCGTTGTAGGGATGATTGagatccgccacatcgaagtcgaTCCGCTCGGTGCGGAAGTTGGTGGAGTCGCCGAAGGTCACCGGAAGCTCTACGTGGCCAAgcggccacgtgtgccccggagTAACGCCAATGATTGGGAGCGACGGCTGGAGCTTCATCCCCGGGGCTTTGAGCGCGTCAAAGGCAGCCGGGGAGATGATGCTCAGACTGGCCCCGCCATCCACCAGCACACGCTTTATCTTGACATTGTAGATGGTCGGGGAGACCAACAGGGccaactcccccccccccccccgagagAGCACCGTCGGATGGTCGCTCTGGTCGAATGTGAGATTCACCTCTGACTAGCGCGCCTTCCGGACCACCTCATGCGTGGGAAcagcggccagaagctctcgtctCATGGCCTTGAAGCTTCGGCGAGAGGTGTGAGCGCAAGCCCCTCCGTCTAGCGTGGCGACGATCCCCTGAGGTATCTGGAAATCCAGATCCTCACTGTCTCCGCCATCATCGGCGGGGGCCTTGTTCTTGGCCTCCTCTCGCTGGTTGCCAGTTGAGGTCGCGGGGGCTTTGCCCTCGCGTCGACCCTGCCGCTTCTCCTCATCAGCCTTTCGGAACCGCTCGGCCAAATTCCTGACCGAGCGGCAGTCGGCGAGACTGTGGCGGTAGGTGTTGTGTACCGAGCACCACTTGTCCGCCGACTGGCCCTCGCCAGAGGGAACAGTGGGGCTCGGCTTATCGCCGGGGGCCTTTCCTTTGCACGGGGCCCGCGTGGGCCCGTCTGCTGCAAGGACATGGCCCTCGTCATCGGAGCGGGCTGGTTTCCTTTTGCCTCTCCTATCAGGCCGCTTAGAGCGGGGGACAGACTCGGGGGTagccgcggccgccgcaccGGTGCCGGGAGAGTTCCAGGcccacgcctcctccttccgGGCCACCTTGTCCGCCAGCTCGAAGAGCTTGGCAGTGGTcttgggctccttggaggcgatttTCTCCAGCATGCGATTATGTCGCACGCCGTTCCGGAATGCATATACAACCGCGTGGGCTGGAATGCACGGAATAGTGTTGCGGACCTGACAGAAGCGCTGTATGTACGAACGGAGGGACTCATCATCCTTCCGCCGTACAGCGTGTAGGTCCGTCTCTTCCCCCGGGCGAGGATacgtgccctggaagttcgtgaTTTACTGCTGGCACAGGTCCTCCCAGGAGTGAATGGAGTCGGGGGGCTGGGTCATCAACCAGCCACGCGCCTGACCCttgagggccatgggaaagtaattcgccatgacccggtcGTCACCCCCTGCCGCCACGATAACCGTGGTGTAGATCTGGAGGAACTCGGAGGGATTGATGCTACCATCATACTTCTTCGTAAGGTTGGGGCGAAACTTCGGGGGCCACTGGACATTCCGGAGACTCGCCACGAAGGCCCTACaacccgccccccccccccccagggGTGAGTGTGGGAGGAGGGCCGCCTCGTGAAGAGGAGCGTGGCGCTCCAGATGAAGAGGCGCCTTCCCCCATACGGGCAGCTCAGCGCTCGTCCCGGCGTCGCTCGATGTTGACTCGAGCGTCCTGCGTCCCGTAGAGGCCGTCATGATGCCTTCAGCTTCCCGAGGCCCCTGACGATGTTGGAACCGTGGACCGCCTCGAGATCGTGGCCGATCGACGAGCCCTTCtcctcgccgacgaggagggGGTGACCGAGGTACACGATGTACCAGCGGCAGTGGATCGGCCACCCGTGGCCAACTGTCGCTGGGCAGcaatgaccaagttggccacgtcgtccagccagcGCTAAACAGGAGTCTCCGGCTCCGGGTTTACCGGGGGATGCCGTAGAAGGGCGCCTGCTGCCTGAAGCGTGCCTTGGGGCGAACCGCCGTCTCCATAGTCGAGACGGCGTCGTGCCCCGACGCATCGCGGCCTCCCTCCGCCAGGGGGCGGAGAGAGAGCCGAACCACCCGAACGAGTGGGATCCTCCCTCGGCGAAGGTTCGCAGcggggaggagttggagaaCCATGGCGACGGTGACGAGGACCTCGGTTCTCGCTGGAATCCCCACTCCCGGACGGGGTGGGGGTAaatgccaccgcctcctcctctactTCCAGGACCTCGACCATGGTCGGCTAAGGCCTGGAGAAACTTGGGACGGAAGAAAGCGACTTCCTCTCGGAACGCCCAaccgccccctacctggcgcgccagctgTCGAGGGAAGATCCTCAATAGCGGGGAGTCATgggaccccccccccctttcgtgagttcggccgggggcggagGCCTGCCTCTCGGAAATCACTCGCTCGTCCCTAAGATTACCGGCAAGCTTGCACGTAgtcggattatacaggttcgggctgtTATGGAGcataacaccctactcctgtgtttgggattatggatgagttttacaaGGGTTTCTTCACTCCAGAGAGCGCACTTGCTTCCTCTCTTCTTGAGTTCAGATTTTCTGGGAGTCGTCCCCTCATCTCAGTGGGaagggtcctccttttatagcttaaggggataccacatgtgccGCCTCTACCTACCCTCCATAGGGGGGACCCCACTCCACTTTTTGGGCTTTAAACCGGGCCTTCTCCCGGAAGCTAAGCAATAACCGATTCTCGAGTGGaacccggcgccgccccccgcctgacacgggggacagccctgtcattccctcataaatgaaCGATGACATGCAACAGCCCTTCCTCGAGTGACGCTAGGATGTGACGGGTCATACCCACCCCCACTCCGCCGGGGACAAGGGCGACGTGAGGACATGATTGCCCTATCCATCGGATGTGACGGAGACGGGCCGGTCACAAACCGGTCACATCCAATGGACAGGGGTTAGCTAGGcgcgccgcacgtctgcccttacTGCATTAAATACAGTAAGGGACAGTTGGGGCGTCGCACATTTATGGCTGTTCAGCCTGTGCTCCCCTCTTGccctctccctctgccgcgtgGCGGCCgggtgagggcctcggggcgaagccgcgggagagcccgagggggtgacgtcatgccccgaggccccccccccccctcagcCGCTTTCACGACTCGCGTGACGCGCGAGTGGGGCCAACCTGCAGAGTCATGTGGCCGGAGGGAAAGTAATTCCCCTCTACTTCACATACCCCCGGGCTTATATCTCCGAcacctgggtacgtcggctagaggaaagctacactacaagcccagccgttgcctacgctggcttgtggtaagtacaaTAGGTtattccagggcatcccgcgaaccagtccttaattgccatgggtgcgactagcaaaaccatgcatccacagcccaccattcaatcgcattttagttggataattacgaccatgaagcatggccagatgtctcgagcacgcagctcattctgatactaaaaaggtctaatactgtaattatcccatcaactgagc
This window encodes:
- the LOC136356684 gene encoding uncharacterized protein codes for the protein MPGVSREVIEHRLAVRPDARPVRQKVRRQAPERQAFIKEEVARLLEADFIREEIHPEWLANPVVVPKANGKLRMCIDYTDLNKACPKDPFPLPRIDQIVDSTAGCDLLCFLDAYSGYHQIPSGPEEPLLLYLAATPHVVSAALVVEHEEGEREGPPACDGPSSPEGLAPKASSPQEGPEAPKGGAEALAGGPELDDPEAVWDPPRTSEQVRPELPALDSTNRPPRKVQRPVYFVSEALRDVKTRYPQAQKMLYAVLMASRKLRHYFQAHRVSVVMSYPLGQILHNREGTGRVVKWAIELAKFDLHFEPRHAINSQILADFIAEWTPVDEPVPSNVPFSPVEEENPNADIRGRHRIMHFDGSLNLQGAGAGVTLTSPNGDVLKYVVRLNFRATNNMAEYEGLLAGLRAAAGMDIRRLLVLGDSQLVVNQVSKEYQCTDPQMEAYVCEVRRMERHFDGLELQHVPRRDNTVADELSRVASARAPLPPGTFKERLAQPSARPSPLKDPNDAPSDPTSGDPRPSGPEGVNPDPPRQVV